Genomic window (Gelria sp. Kuro-4):
ACCAGCGTGGAAAAAACTATATCGTCGGCCTGATGGTGTTCCAGGTTATCGTCCAGACTCACGTAGCAAATCTGACTGCGCACACGTCCCTCGACAACGACTTTATCTTCGATGACATGGCTGTCGGTGACAACGACTTGTGCGGTGGCATCGGTGATCTTCAAGGCGGGGGCGGCCAGCGCCACCGTGCTCTTGCTCACCTCCTGGACGGTGTTTTCCCCCCGTACTTGATGGAAGAGATACGTGACGCCGCCGCCCTCCTGCAGGTTCAGCTGGCGGGTATCGCCGACCTTGACCAACATCTCCAATACGGCCTTAAGTGTAACGGTGTTCCCATCCGCCGCCAAGTCCGGCAGGACCTGCTCGACCGTCGGGAACACTTCCACATTCATGCCCGGTTGGGCTCCTGTTATAACCACATAAGTACAGAACGGGAGGTCCTCAGCCTGGTGGTGGACAACGGTATCGGTACCTACATAAAAAACATGCTGGCGGATGATCCCCTCCAGGATGACGTTATCTTCAATAACGTTTGCGACCAGGTTTGTAACGTCGGCCGCGATGCTCCGAATCTTAACGGCAGGTGTTGCCAGCGTCACAGTAGTCTCGGCGAGAAGCCGGCCGGTGTTCTCGCCCACCATTACTTCCGTTTTTACCAGCGGGCTCATCTCTTTCGCCTCCTGAGCAAGCTCTTTAAACCGATCGCCCTGCTTACTTCCTGCCCTGCTACAGTATACGGCCGGGGGGCGGAGTGTGCTTCCGGCGCCGGCGGTAATATTTGGCTGGTTCCTCCCCCTGTGTTCTCGTCACAGGCAGGCGGGCCTTACAACTTACCGGAGAAAGCGAGGTTCTGACAGGGGCATCTGTCAGCCGGGGAGAAGCTCGAACGAGCTTCTCCCCGGCTGTGTGTGCAGCCCATGTTGAACTGGGACATCAGGAACGGAGTGCAGCCTATTCTTCTTTTTGCAGGGGCGCTGCAACCAGCGGTTTCTGCGGCGGGAAGAGATTCGTCGGCGGGCAGGGGAATTCAGGCTGCGGCCGAGCCTCGCAGACGGCCGGTACGCAGAAGCCGAAGGTCGGGACGCAGAGTTTCACGAGAGCCTTGATCTGGATCTCTTTGCAGAGCTTCTTGGTGCAGAGGAGGACGTT
Coding sequences:
- a CDS encoding DUF3794 domain-containing protein; the encoded protein is MSPLVKTEVMVGENTGRLLAETTVTLATPAVKIRSIAADVTNLVANVIEDNVILEGIIRQHVFYVGTDTVVHHQAEDLPFCTYVVITGAQPGMNVEVFPTVEQVLPDLAADGNTVTLKAVLEMLVKVGDTRQLNLQEGGGVTYLFHQVRGENTVQEVSKSTVALAAPALKITDATAQVVVTDSHVIEDKVVVEGRVRSQICYVSLDDNLEHHQADDIVFSTLVDVPGVAPGMTGKVNSRVEDVLYELSPDGTALAFQVAFELFVKVTEDVELALAPGTTLIKAEQVVGEDKLHTLVESTCVLAPTAQRIKQVTAEVGSVAADVIPGKVIVQGILRQRIYFTGVDDINYEREEEVPFMGYVAIGEAVPGMSALVTPKVNGIVQELSSSGDSLRQKVMLELHVRVLQTVQAAVAEAAEL